A genomic stretch from Armatimonadota bacterium includes:
- a CDS encoding glutamate--tRNA ligase, producing the protein MTDQARVRFAPSPTGSPHIGSVRTAIYDWLYAKHTGGKFILRVEDTDRARFVPGSTEEIMESLRWLGIEVDEGPGVGGPLGPYLQTERIGIYEKHARQLIDEGKAYYCFCTSERLDEMRKAQEAAKLPTGYDRLCLDLPTEECARKLGEGIPAVVRFKVPQEGITTFHDVVRGDISFENRLIDDFVIMKSDGYPTYQFASVVDDHLMEITHVIRGEEWISSTPKHVLEYQAFGWDMPVFAHAPLLVGPDRAKLGKRHGSVRFMDFIEQGFVREAIINFVTLLGWTPGSDDEIFSVDELIEKFTLEGIVNHPVVFDREKMTWMNGVYIRAMDVVWLADLCLPYLQKSGLVPEDPTTECIEYVRKVVALGQDRLKLLSEIVELVDFFFLEEPPYDEKGVSKWLRKDYASGFLSELVPALEGLSDFTVEALDECVRKVGEEIGQSGGAIIHPIRMAVTGRMVGPGLFQTMSVLGRDRVLFRLKRTIELLASV; encoded by the coding sequence ATGACTGATCAGGCTAGAGTTCGTTTCGCGCCGAGTCCGACCGGCTCGCCGCATATAGGGAGTGTACGTACCGCCATCTATGACTGGCTGTATGCCAAACACACCGGAGGCAAGTTCATCCTCCGCGTCGAGGACACCGACCGCGCGCGTTTCGTGCCCGGCTCGACTGAGGAGATCATGGAGAGCCTCCGCTGGCTCGGCATCGAGGTGGACGAGGGCCCCGGCGTCGGCGGCCCCTTAGGCCCGTACCTCCAGACGGAGCGCATCGGCATCTACGAGAAGCACGCCCGGCAGCTCATTGATGAGGGCAAGGCCTACTACTGCTTCTGCACATCCGAGCGGCTCGACGAGATGCGCAAGGCCCAGGAGGCCGCCAAGCTGCCGACCGGGTACGACCGCCTATGCCTTGATCTGCCGACTGAGGAATGTGCGCGTAAACTGGGTGAGGGCATCCCAGCCGTAGTCCGGTTCAAGGTCCCTCAGGAGGGGATCACAACCTTCCACGACGTTGTGCGTGGCGACATCTCTTTCGAGAACCGGCTGATCGACGACTTCGTCATCATGAAGTCCGACGGCTATCCGACATACCAGTTCGCCAGCGTGGTAGATGATCATCTGATGGAGATCACGCACGTCATCCGCGGCGAGGAGTGGATATCGAGCACCCCGAAGCACGTCCTGGAGTACCAGGCGTTCGGATGGGATATGCCGGTGTTTGCACACGCCCCGCTGCTCGTCGGCCCGGACCGTGCCAAGCTCGGCAAGCGGCACGGCTCTGTGAGGTTCATGGACTTCATCGAGCAGGGGTTCGTCCGCGAGGCGATCATCAACTTCGTCACGCTACTGGGCTGGACGCCGGGCTCGGACGACGAGATCTTCTCGGTTGACGAACTGATTGAGAAGTTCACCCTGGAGGGCATCGTCAACCATCCGGTTGTCTTCGACCGGGAGAAGATGACCTGGATGAACGGCGTCTACATCCGTGCGATGGACGTCGTATGGCTCGCCGACCTCTGCCTGCCGTACCTGCAGAAGTCCGGCCTTGTGCCGGAGGATCCGACGACGGAGTGCATCGAGTACGTCCGCAAGGTAGTTGCTCTCGGCCAGGACCGGCTGAAGCTCCTCTCAGAGATCGTCGAGCTGGTGGACTTCTTCTTCCTCGAGGAGCCGCCCTACGACGAGAAGGGCGTGAGCAAGTGGCTTCGGAAGGACTACGCATCCGGGTTCCTGTCAGAGCTCGTCCCAGCGTTGGAGGGTCTCTCGGATTTCACCGTCGAGGCGCTTGACGAGTGCGTCCGCAAGGTCGGCGAGGAGATCGGCCAGTCCGGCGGCGCGATCATACACCCGATCCGCATGGCTGTCACCGGCCGCATGGTCGGCCCCGGCCTCTTCCAGACGATGTCGGTCCTCGGCAGGGACCGCGTCCTCTTCCGGCTGAAGCGCACCATCGAACTGCTGGCGTCGGTCTAG
- a CDS encoding heparinase II/III family protein, with product MLIRIAEILLMTGAIAVPLATSVVAAQEHPGLYLTRTDIERARLNIERFPWAKATFDGIKAEADKWTAMSPEELRALIPPQKAEYAYGFAGCPECHSAWTLWGNGGICDFSKPRSVTCPKCKRTFPDEVHPDGGDGWKDPADGKMYYFVGCYNSYVAQTITLRALDALSNAYAITGDEKYARSAAALFDALAYVYPTCTTGSIDYPGAPGGRFERTLYQVARVQVFFARYYDLLYNSPAMSLKSAYGDIPIGQHVEDNILRNGSAYCMEHLRTGKNGLTNGAADFLRGVVCVGLVLGIPEYIAYSLSGPYCIFNFLGNNLDRDGQYYETSAGYSSHALNLYVDMAEMLINHRSEKHPKGINLYEHPKLSRAIVYSHLDILCAGHSPRYGDWAPDTTKLETDGFSVEAYAGAERLFRRAQTPEARMKWASILNSLCPDGVELVRTDGPAFLRTWLLYHGEPVPTDASGGGYDFDRSAVMDSKGMVALRSDHGVNGRAAFMRYGPSVCHGHRDDLNLNFFALGRELTYDLGYSLGSAHVQTGWAKQTASHNLVVVNEKSQITGRTGGSLHLFAESDAARVTEVSSEGSYEGEGVSLYRRTLALIDSGDKQSYLVDIFRVRGGDQHDLIWHALGEEMRVEGVDLGDVEEGSLAGPDIEWGSRIGTDGDVIGEVARGPYWTPPPGNGYGFLYDVRRGSVNGQFAATWDVAPSAGESLRIDMLPFGDAELITARGPGILLSLPHARYAILRRKGEALDSAFASVLQPVQSENPVKSVLRLDVGADSSSAVGVAVNLMDGRTDYILSTIDGSNTHEFTGAGRMATRGRFAFVRLQDGNPRRMLLTASRSVSAADWELSAERASYWGTADQVDYEDCTITTSRVLPTDGSLVGRKVYVNRKSYTHKSCFGIRAIEQAGGRYVVHLDTDTLELGRGYVAAEDKPGLRELRNVVPLERGTSCQYTNTGFFNGKPVVANDGTAAAILDVMAGDGKKTILVPDPARFGKDQGLIIYEIQPGDTFEIPTALDIAIDGSTALADCTCGAKLRLGDKTYELNRGVTTLALR from the coding sequence ATGCTCATCAGAATCGCCGAGATACTGCTCATGACCGGAGCTATCGCCGTTCCGCTCGCGACCAGTGTTGTGGCCGCGCAGGAACACCCCGGCCTGTACCTGACCCGGACGGATATCGAACGCGCCAGGCTCAACATCGAACGGTTCCCCTGGGCAAAGGCGACCTTCGACGGGATCAAGGCCGAGGCCGACAAGTGGACCGCCATGTCTCCCGAAGAGCTTCGGGCGCTGATTCCGCCTCAGAAGGCGGAGTACGCCTACGGGTTCGCCGGCTGCCCGGAGTGTCACTCAGCATGGACGCTGTGGGGCAACGGCGGAATCTGCGACTTCAGCAAGCCGCGGTCGGTTACATGCCCGAAGTGCAAGCGCACCTTCCCCGATGAGGTGCATCCCGACGGTGGCGACGGCTGGAAGGATCCGGCGGACGGCAAGATGTACTACTTCGTCGGGTGTTACAACTCGTACGTGGCACAGACGATCACTCTCAGGGCCTTGGACGCGCTCTCGAACGCCTACGCGATCACCGGCGACGAGAAGTACGCCCGGTCCGCGGCGGCTCTCTTCGACGCCCTGGCATACGTCTACCCGACCTGTACCACCGGCTCGATAGACTACCCCGGCGCTCCCGGCGGGCGGTTCGAGCGGACCCTCTATCAGGTGGCTCGCGTCCAGGTGTTCTTCGCACGATATTACGATCTTCTCTACAACAGCCCCGCGATGTCACTGAAGTCGGCATACGGCGACATCCCGATCGGACAGCATGTCGAGGACAACATCCTTCGCAACGGGTCGGCTTACTGCATGGAACACCTGCGAACGGGCAAGAACGGTCTAACCAACGGCGCGGCCGATTTCCTCCGCGGAGTTGTGTGCGTCGGCCTGGTGCTCGGCATCCCGGAGTACATCGCCTACAGCCTCAGCGGGCCGTACTGCATCTTCAACTTCCTGGGAAACAACCTCGACCGGGACGGCCAGTACTACGAGACCTCCGCGGGCTACTCGAGCCACGCGCTCAACTTGTACGTGGACATGGCCGAGATGCTGATCAACCATCGCAGCGAGAAGCATCCGAAGGGCATCAACCTCTATGAGCACCCCAAGCTCTCCCGTGCGATCGTATACAGCCACCTGGACATTCTTTGTGCCGGACACAGCCCCCGATACGGAGACTGGGCGCCGGACACGACTAAGCTGGAGACGGACGGCTTCTCTGTCGAGGCCTATGCAGGCGCCGAGAGGCTCTTCAGGCGAGCGCAGACACCGGAGGCTCGCATGAAGTGGGCGAGCATCCTGAACTCGCTGTGCCCCGACGGCGTAGAGCTGGTCAGGACCGACGGACCTGCCTTTCTCAGGACCTGGTTGCTCTACCATGGCGAGCCGGTGCCGACGGATGCGTCCGGTGGCGGCTATGACTTCGACCGGTCCGCTGTGATGGACAGCAAGGGCATGGTCGCCCTGCGTTCGGACCACGGGGTCAACGGCCGTGCCGCGTTCATGCGTTACGGTCCGTCGGTATGCCACGGGCATCGGGACGATCTGAACCTCAACTTCTTCGCCCTGGGCCGGGAGTTGACTTACGACCTCGGGTATTCGCTCGGCAGCGCCCACGTCCAGACCGGGTGGGCCAAGCAGACGGCGAGCCATAACCTAGTAGTGGTGAACGAGAAGTCGCAGATTACCGGGCGAACAGGCGGTAGTCTGCATCTCTTCGCGGAGTCCGACGCGGCGCGGGTAACGGAAGTTTCCTCGGAAGGCTCGTACGAAGGCGAGGGCGTCTCACTCTACCGACGCACTCTGGCCCTGATTGACAGCGGTGACAAGCAATCATACCTGGTGGACATCTTTCGCGTGCGAGGAGGAGACCAGCACGACCTCATCTGGCATGCTCTTGGCGAGGAGATGCGCGTCGAGGGTGTCGATTTGGGCGACGTGGAAGAGGGCAGCCTCGCGGGTCCGGACATCGAGTGGGGCAGCAGGATCGGCACCGACGGCGACGTCATCGGCGAGGTCGCACGAGGGCCGTACTGGACGCCTCCGCCCGGGAACGGCTACGGCTTCCTGTACGATGTCAGGCGCGGCAGCGTCAACGGGCAGTTCGCCGCCACGTGGGACGTCGCCCCGAGCGCCGGCGAGTCGTTGCGCATCGATATGCTCCCGTTCGGCGACGCCGAACTGATCACGGCGCGGGGCCCGGGTATTCTGCTCTCACTGCCTCACGCGAGGTATGCCATCCTGCGCCGGAAGGGCGAAGCCCTCGATTCCGCGTTCGCCAGTGTGCTTCAGCCGGTCCAGTCGGAGAACCCGGTGAAATCCGTGCTCCGTCTCGACGTCGGCGCCGACTCCTCGTCGGCCGTCGGGGTGGCGGTCAACCTGATGGATGGGCGCACGGACTACATCCTCTCGACGATTGACGGCTCGAATACCCATGAGTTCACTGGCGCAGGTCGTATGGCCACGAGGGGCCGGTTCGCCTTCGTGCGCTTGCAGGATGGCAATCCGCGCAGGATGCTTCTGACCGCCTCGCGTTCCGTCTCAGCCGCGGATTGGGAACTCTCCGCCGAGCGGGCATCATACTGGGGTACGGCGGATCAGGTGGACTACGAGGACTGCACGATCACGACGTCGCGCGTGCTTCCCACAGACGGGTCGCTGGTCGGTCGGAAGGTGTACGTCAACCGGAAGTCCTATACGCACAAGTCGTGCTTCGGTATAAGAGCGATCGAGCAAGCCGGAGGCCGGTATGTCGTTCATCTTGACACCGATACACTTGAGCTCGGCCGGGGGTACGTCGCCGCTGAAGACAAACCGGGCCTTCGCGAACTGCGGAATGTCGTTCCGCTCGAAAGAGGCACCTCCTGTCAGTACACCAATACCGGCTTCTTCAACGGCAAGCCGGTCGTCGCGAATGACGGGACGGCTGCCGCGATACTCGACGTTATGGCAGGCGACGGGAAGAAAACGATCCTGGTCCCTGATCCTGCGCGCTTCGGCAAGGACCAGGGGCTGATAATCTACGAGATTCAGCCCGGCGACACGTTCGAGATTCCGACCGCGCTCGACATTGCGATTGACGGTTCGACCGCCCTGGCAGACTGCACCTGCGGGGCGAAGCTTCGTCTTGGAGACAAGACGTATGAACTGAACCGCGGCGTTACGACCCTGGCGCTCCGCTGA
- a CDS encoding STAS domain-containing protein, with amino-acid sequence MDDTLAVRVVKDAGKTVLKLSGDLDSYTSSQLSKFDEEWLSDVSELVVNMNGLDYIDSTGLSAMVTLWTRCRDRKIPMSIYCRNPRVYRVFEITGLLNLFTFVADGPVIPVDQAVAPRLKKVRGQTVPAPDKPGTHPS; translated from the coding sequence ATGGACGATACGCTGGCAGTCCGCGTCGTGAAGGATGCCGGAAAGACGGTGCTCAAGCTGTCGGGAGACCTCGATTCATATACCAGTTCACAACTGTCGAAGTTCGATGAGGAGTGGCTGAGTGACGTCTCGGAACTCGTCGTCAACATGAACGGACTCGACTACATTGACAGCACCGGCCTTAGTGCCATGGTGACTCTGTGGACAAGATGCCGCGACAGGAAGATTCCGATGAGCATCTACTGCAGGAACCCCAGAGTCTACAGGGTCTTCGAGATAACAGGTCTGCTGAACCTGTTCACATTTGTCGCCGACGGCCCGGTCATCCCGGTCGATCAGGCAGTAGCTCCGAGGTTGAAGAAGGTGCGCGGACAGACGGTTCCGGCACCGGATAAGCCGGGAACGCATCCTTCCTGA
- a CDS encoding mannose-1-phosphate guanylyltransferase translates to MWPTSRESYPKQMHALAGDKPLVQETVDRLGDIVGSENVYIITNTHHAQLIRNLMPACCDRVLIDPFRRDTAPCVGLAATYLSLNDPNAVMGIFAADHFIGDAGEFSRIVRAAEGLAAQGHVVTIGIKPTEPATGYGYIELDKSFGTVGGLEVFYSKRFAEKPDPDTAREYFRSGRYMWNSGIFFWSIPTILGLFEKHLPQVYKRLMRIRDSVGTDSEQDVLLHEYDGMQRISVDYGIMEKLDEILVIPGEFGWNDVGSWTTVYELSPSDANGNSVKGTHLGVDTRNSLIIGQEGKVVATIGVEDLIIVDTDGALLVCRRDRAQDVKKIVDTLKDLDMEDYL, encoded by the coding sequence TTGTGGCCGACGTCTCGCGAGAGCTACCCCAAACAGATGCATGCGCTTGCCGGCGATAAGCCGCTAGTTCAGGAGACGGTTGATCGCCTCGGCGATATCGTCGGTAGCGAGAACGTCTACATCATAACTAACACTCACCATGCCCAGCTCATTCGCAACCTGATGCCTGCGTGTTGCGATCGGGTGCTCATTGACCCGTTCCGTCGGGATACTGCTCCATGTGTCGGCCTGGCCGCGACCTACCTGAGCCTGAACGATCCGAACGCCGTCATGGGCATATTTGCCGCAGATCACTTCATCGGCGATGCGGGGGAGTTCAGCCGCATCGTGCGGGCGGCGGAGGGCCTAGCCGCGCAGGGGCACGTCGTAACGATCGGAATCAAACCGACGGAGCCCGCCACCGGGTACGGCTACATCGAGCTCGACAAGTCGTTCGGAACTGTCGGCGGCCTCGAGGTTTTCTACTCGAAGCGGTTCGCCGAGAAGCCCGACCCGGACACCGCGCGCGAGTACTTCCGCAGCGGCCGTTACATGTGGAACAGCGGAATCTTCTTCTGGAGCATCCCGACGATTCTCGGTCTCTTCGAGAAGCACCTTCCGCAAGTCTACAAGCGGCTGATGCGAATCCGCGACTCAGTCGGGACCGATTCCGAGCAGGATGTTCTCCTTCACGAGTACGACGGCATGCAGCGAATATCGGTGGACTACGGCATCATGGAGAAGCTAGATGAGATTCTGGTCATCCCGGGGGAGTTTGGCTGGAACGACGTCGGCAGTTGGACGACGGTATACGAGCTATCGCCGAGCGATGCGAACGGGAACAGCGTCAAGGGTACGCATCTCGGCGTCGACACCAGGAACTCGCTCATCATCGGCCAGGAAGGGAAGGTCGTCGCTACCATAGGCGTCGAGGACCTGATCATCGTGGACACAGATGGGGCGCTTCTCGTATGCCGCAGGGATCGCGCGCAGGACGTGAAGAAGATCGTGGACACACTGAAAGACCTCGATATGGAGGACTACCTCTGA
- a CDS encoding cob(I)yrinic acid a,c-diamide adenosyltransferase, with protein MAGGRGIVQVYTGDGKGKTTAAWGQVLRGVGRGRRVAVVRFMKPNPSGEDIAAGECLPGVSIFGETSPYDPTEDQRASPILRAESRGNFEEAARLIASGEYDLVVLDELNIVLHYEFLAAEEVLPALADRPGSLDVVITGRYAPDWLISAADLVTEMVELKHPADAGAPPRPGIEF; from the coding sequence ATGGCGGGCGGAAGAGGCATAGTCCAGGTCTACACGGGAGACGGCAAGGGCAAGACGACGGCTGCCTGGGGGCAGGTGCTTCGGGGCGTCGGGCGCGGCCGTCGAGTCGCCGTCGTGCGGTTCATGAAGCCCAATCCGTCGGGCGAGGACATAGCCGCCGGGGAGTGCCTACCGGGCGTCAGCATTTTCGGCGAGACTTCACCCTACGACCCGACCGAGGATCAGCGCGCCTCGCCGATCCTGCGTGCCGAGAGCAGAGGCAACTTCGAGGAAGCAGCCCGTCTGATCGCTTCGGGCGAGTACGATCTGGTAGTCCTGGACGAGTTGAACATCGTGCTGCACTACGAGTTTCTCGCCGCCGAAGAGGTTCTGCCCGCGCTGGCAGACAGGCCGGGGTCTCTGGACGTCGTCATCACCGGCAGATACGCTCCCGATTGGCTCATCTCGGCGGCGGACCTGGTAACAGAGATGGTGGAGTTGAAGCATCCCGCCGACGCGGGAGCCCCTCCCCGCCCGGGAATCGAGTTCTGA
- a CDS encoding aspartate 1-decarboxylase, whose product MTQLLSICKSKIHRATVTEADLNYIGSITIDSDLMERSGIRKGELVQVWNVANGNRFETYALPGPKRSGIICINGAAAHLADVGDKVIIVSFVLTDEEITPRWILVDEQNKFLRNV is encoded by the coding sequence ATGACTCAACTTCTTAGCATCTGCAAGAGTAAGATACACAGGGCGACGGTCACCGAGGCCGACCTCAACTACATAGGCAGCATCACGATTGACTCCGACCTGATGGAGCGCTCCGGCATCCGCAAAGGTGAGTTGGTCCAGGTCTGGAATGTGGCGAACGGCAATCGGTTTGAGACCTATGCGCTTCCGGGGCCGAAGCGATCCGGTATCATCTGTATAAACGGAGCCGCCGCGCATCTGGCCGACGTCGGCGACAAAGTGATCATAGTCTCCTTTGTTCTGACTGATGAGGAGATCACCCCCCGGTGGATTCTCGTTGACGAACAAAACAAGTTCTTGCGGAATGTGTGA
- the sppA gene encoding signal peptide peptidase SppA produces the protein MSTRAKRIILVVAIVAFLLLLLLFMMGAAIAVGLASLGSQAGFGEKIALIHVEGVMTAGRGSGGVFGDQVAGSERIVSMLEKARKDKSVKAVVIRVNSPGGSPSAAQEIYAQINRLRAHGKRVTVSMGDVAASAAYYISCAGDRIYADPATMTGSIGVIMQTAELHELWKKIGVDMGALTTGKYKDIGSPNRPMRPDEKELLQGMLADIYDQFVADVAKGRKLDRGYVRDLADGRVFTGRQAQKLKLVDKVGGLQDALRAAANDAGIAGEFQVVQYDTGGLMDLLLGTPSGVAGTGESHSGLESLARKLLLTDRVMKLR, from the coding sequence ATGAGCACGCGAGCCAAACGCATCATCCTTGTGGTCGCGATAGTCGCGTTCCTCTTGCTGCTGCTGCTGTTTATGATGGGGGCCGCGATAGCGGTGGGTCTGGCCTCTCTGGGCTCTCAAGCAGGATTCGGCGAAAAGATCGCGCTGATTCACGTCGAGGGAGTGATGACCGCAGGCCGGGGGTCGGGTGGCGTTTTCGGCGATCAGGTCGCGGGCTCGGAGCGAATCGTCTCGATGCTCGAGAAGGCTCGGAAGGACAAGTCGGTCAAGGCCGTGGTCATCCGCGTGAACAGCCCTGGGGGGAGCCCTTCCGCCGCGCAGGAGATCTACGCTCAGATCAACCGCCTGCGGGCTCACGGCAAGCGGGTCACAGTCTCGATGGGCGACGTCGCCGCCTCGGCCGCCTACTACATCTCCTGCGCCGGCGACCGCATCTACGCGGACCCGGCGACCATGACCGGTAGCATCGGGGTCATCATGCAGACTGCCGAGTTGCACGAGCTCTGGAAGAAGATCGGCGTGGACATGGGCGCACTGACCACCGGCAAGTACAAAGACATCGGCAGCCCGAACCGCCCGATGCGGCCCGACGAGAAGGAGCTTCTCCAGGGCATGCTTGCGGACATATATGATCAGTTCGTTGCCGACGTGGCCAAGGGGCGGAAGCTCGATAGAGGGTACGTCAGGGATCTTGCGGACGGGCGCGTATTCACCGGCCGTCAGGCGCAGAAGCTGAAACTGGTGGACAAGGTCGGCGGGCTTCAGGATGCTCTTCGGGCCGCCGCGAATGATGCCGGGATTGCGGGGGAGTTTCAGGTCGTCCAGTATGATACCGGAGGGCTGATGGACCTGCTCCTCGGTACCCCTTCGGGCGTTGCGGGGACAGGCGAGAGCCATTCCGGCCTCGAATCGCTGGCCCGGAAGCTTCTGCTGACGGACAGAGTCATGAAGCTGCGGTAG
- the polA gene encoding DNA polymerase I, producing the protein MPRTRRRVVVVDGNSLLYRAFFAMPGFSTLDNQPTNAVYGFTMMLLKLVQDESPDVLLVAFDAPAKTFRHEAFDQYKAHRKPTPDDLRSQAPLAREMVDAFNAPILEVPGFEADDLVGTVARTAEAEGYDVLIVTGDLDTLQLVDDHVSVLTTVKGVSETVTYDSKAVCERYGLRPDQLVDFKALKGDASDNIPGVPGIGDKSATKLIQEYGSLDNVLAHIDEIADSRARNALKAAPEMAEQSRHLARIVTDVPLDLDLEACGYRGPDFDSLRDLFKRLEFKSLLRRLPDDSLTDSQQSLFSPAERPTQYVDVRDPRALGDLLDRIREAGALVLRINTSSAHPVSAEPLGAGISVEGSGSYYVEFGSSGLSLDDLRPVLESTKIRTLAHNLKHEIQLLAAAGIELAGPRDDVMLSAYLLNAGRGSHSLADVALDYLGVELPARDPRTGRIPAPGGEWMTAQWFSAQADVIRRSAPLLTEKLDREGLASLYAEIEMPLVPILADMELSGVVVDQAWLGALSRKLEHGINRLEVEIHRLAGMEFNIGSSKQLQEVLYDRLGLQAGKKTKTGYSTDAETLAMLAPTHEIVEKVLEYRELTKLKSTYADSLPKLVNERTGRIHTTLNQAITSTGRLSSSDPNLQNIPIKSEAGREIRRAFVASEGNLLVSADYSQIDLRILAHVSRDPELLKAYQDGRDIHARTATGLFGVSEDEVTPDMRRLAKTVNFSVIYGKTDYGLSRSLNIPTGVAREYIESYFRQYPGVKAYSADIVARAREAGYVETLLGRRRYLPELSSPNRTYREFAERAAANMPIQGTAADIMKLAMISVYRRLGEEGFSARMVLQVHDELVFDAPEAETERLAVMVRQAMEHAFELDVPLEVEVKVGPDWCSALPVSAADAEVVPD; encoded by the coding sequence ATGCCCCGTACCCGCCGCAGAGTCGTCGTGGTAGACGGAAACAGCCTGCTCTACAGGGCGTTCTTCGCGATGCCCGGATTCTCCACGCTCGACAACCAACCGACGAACGCCGTCTACGGCTTCACGATGATGCTCCTCAAGCTCGTTCAGGACGAGAGCCCGGACGTCCTGCTGGTAGCCTTCGATGCCCCCGCCAAGACCTTTAGACACGAGGCATTTGATCAGTACAAGGCCCACAGAAAGCCGACCCCCGATGACCTCAGGTCCCAGGCGCCCCTGGCTCGCGAGATGGTTGATGCCTTCAACGCGCCGATCCTGGAGGTCCCGGGTTTCGAAGCGGACGATCTGGTCGGGACTGTGGCGAGGACGGCCGAGGCCGAGGGTTACGATGTTCTCATCGTCACCGGCGATCTCGACACCCTGCAACTCGTCGACGACCACGTCAGCGTCCTGACGACCGTCAAGGGTGTCAGCGAGACAGTAACGTACGACTCGAAGGCTGTGTGTGAGCGCTACGGCCTCAGACCGGACCAACTCGTTGACTTCAAGGCCCTGAAGGGCGATGCCTCGGACAACATCCCCGGCGTTCCCGGCATCGGCGACAAGTCAGCCACAAAGCTGATCCAGGAGTATGGCAGTCTCGACAACGTCCTCGCGCATATTGATGAGATCGCGGATTCGCGCGCCCGAAACGCGCTCAAGGCAGCGCCCGAGATGGCGGAGCAGTCGCGGCACCTCGCCAGGATCGTTACGGACGTGCCGCTCGACCTGGACCTGGAGGCCTGCGGCTATCGCGGACCGGACTTCGACAGTCTGCGCGACCTGTTCAAGAGGCTGGAGTTCAAGTCGCTGCTCCGACGGCTGCCTGATGATTCCTTGACCGACTCGCAGCAGTCGCTGTTCTCGCCGGCCGAGCGCCCGACGCAGTACGTGGACGTTCGCGATCCCAGAGCCCTCGGCGATCTGCTCGACAGGATTCGGGAGGCGGGGGCGCTCGTCCTCAGGATCAATACTTCGTCCGCGCACCCGGTCAGCGCCGAGCCGCTGGGAGCGGGAATCTCCGTCGAGGGTTCGGGATCGTACTATGTCGAGTTCGGCTCATCCGGGCTGTCGCTCGATGATCTGCGGCCCGTGCTAGAGTCAACGAAGATTCGGACGCTGGCTCACAACCTGAAGCACGAAATCCAACTGCTCGCGGCGGCCGGAATCGAGCTTGCCGGGCCAAGGGACGACGTCATGCTCTCCGCCTACCTGCTGAACGCGGGCAGGGGATCGCACTCTCTTGCGGATGTTGCCCTCGATTATCTCGGTGTCGAACTGCCGGCGCGCGACCCGCGGACCGGCAGGATTCCAGCGCCGGGAGGGGAGTGGATGACTGCGCAGTGGTTCTCCGCCCAGGCGGATGTCATACGGCGATCGGCCCCCCTCCTGACCGAGAAGCTCGATCGTGAGGGGTTGGCGAGCCTCTACGCCGAGATCGAGATGCCGCTGGTGCCGATCCTGGCGGACATGGAACTGTCCGGCGTCGTCGTGGACCAGGCGTGGCTCGGCGCGCTCTCCCGGAAATTGGAGCACGGCATCAACCGGCTCGAAGTTGAGATCCATCGGCTGGCCGGCATGGAGTTCAACATCGGCTCGTCTAAGCAGTTGCAGGAAGTCCTGTATGATAGGCTGGGTCTGCAGGCCGGCAAGAAGACCAAAACCGGCTACTCGACCGACGCCGAGACCCTGGCCATGCTTGCTCCGACGCACGAGATCGTCGAGAAGGTACTCGAGTATCGCGAACTGACCAAACTGAAGTCAACCTACGCCGACTCTCTGCCGAAGCTCGTGAACGAGCGTACCGGCAGGATACACACCACGCTCAACCAGGCGATCACGTCTACCGGCAGGCTCTCGAGCAGTGATCCGAACCTGCAGAACATCCCTATAAAGTCCGAGGCGGGCCGGGAAATACGCAGGGCGTTCGTTGCCTCCGAGGGCAACCTCTTGGTGTCCGCCGACTATTCCCAGATTGACCTCCGCATACTCGCGCATGTCAGCAGGGATCCCGAGCTGCTGAAGGCATATCAGGACGGCCGCGACATCCACGCGCGTACTGCGACGGGGTTGTTCGGCGTGAGTGAGGATGAGGTTACCCCGGACATGCGCAGATTGGCCAAGACGGTCAACTTCTCGGTGATATACGGCAAGACGGATTACGGCCTCTCCCGCTCTCTCAATATCCCCACAGGTGTTGCGAGGGAGTACATCGAGAGCTACTTCCGCCAGTATCCGGGAGTCAAGGCGTATTCGGCCGACATAGTCGCCCGCGCCCGCGAGGCCGGCTATGTGGAGACGCTCCTCGGACGCCGCAGGTATCTGCCGGAACTGAGCAGCCCCAACCGCACCTATCGCGAGTTTGCCGAGCGAGCGGCCGCCAACATGCCGATTCAGGGCACCGCCGCCGACATCATGAAACTGGCGATGATCTCGGTCTACCGGCGGCTGGGTGAGGAAGGCTTCTCCGCCCGGATGGTACTTCAGGTTCATGACGAACTCGTATTCGATGCGCCCGAAGCCGAAACCGAGCGCCTTGCTGTGATGGTGCGTCAGGCCATGGAGCACGCCTTCGAACTCGACGTTCCGCTGGAGGTCGAGGTCAAGGTCGGGCCGGACTGGTGCTCCGCTCTTCCCGTATCCGCCGCCGACGCCGAAGTCGTTCCGGATTGA